From Theropithecus gelada isolate Dixy chromosome 5, Tgel_1.0, whole genome shotgun sequence:
tttctgggggggtagttttttgtttgtttgtttaacaaatatttactatgaTGATAGCAGTTTTGCTTTAGCACAGTAGTTTTCAAACTTCAGCTATTTGTGCATCACTTTTAtgatttttactgtatctttttaaCATGATTTATTAGTACTGTGATTTTACAGTTTCTGCAATCATATATATCAGTATTTTGCAAACTTAAGTACATGAAATACATCTGTAGAGCTTATTAAAACTGTTTGTTCCAATCCCTAGAACTTTCTATTCTGAAGGTTTGAGTTTCTGGCTTAAGGGTTTCCATTTCCAACAAGTCTCCAGGTAATGCTGGTGCTGTTGCTGCTGGTTTAGGGACCACACTGTGAGAATCACTAACctatactattatttattttcccttaaataccatttttttaaaaaggagatttttttctctcttaaagtCAAGTAGGTACTATTACCTGCTGTAAATGGTCTGAGTCTGAGACatgacttttgtatatgtttggtGAAAAGATCTGGTGAAGGTTGGAAGACTGGTAAAATAAACCCACACTTTTGTCCTTAATGTAAAGTGAAAGGATCAAAATAAAATGGAGGTGGGGGAAGTAACTTGCTTACCATTTTATTAAAGATTGTTTAATTCTGTGTCTATGAACTGCTTACCTTACATACAGTACCAGTGATATAATGTGCAATATTTTAGCAAGTAACTGCTTTAGAATATGATTAAGTACTTGGTTCACTGTCATTGTGACCGTGAGCCTAGAATGTTTGTATGTTGTCAAGTATATTCAGCATGTTGTGTATTGATTTACAGAATTAGCATTATAGAAAAATTGTGgaagaataaaacagaacaacATGCTCATCTGATATATATATTGTCCTAAGAAAATTCTGTTTATTGgccaagatttttcttttagtaatgcAAAGTAGAAAAACATCAGTTAATTTTTCTGCTTGGACAGTGTTCTAAACAGATcggattttttccctttttaaaatttattttcaaaaagtcacTCTCTTAATAGTGAGTGGCTCTAGAACCAAATACACAATTTTAATAGTACTTAACATTATTTATGTTATGAAATCATAGGCTTAGGCCACCATAAATGTCAGTTTTTTGAGTAGCAGCATCAGTAACCACGAGTGGGAATGTGGTCACAAAAGGCATGTTGAAATGCTGTTGATTCCCTGTCCCATTTCAAAAGATGATTGGTGACAAGATACCCAGATGGTCGGGACAACTTTAAGCAAGGTGATTGAAGAAGGTACCAACAAGACAACTTGAAGTTGGGTACCTGTGGCTTCTTAGAAATGAATAGCAGTTACCAGATGTTGTTTTAGTAACTGTGCTGCGTAAGAAATTCTGCTACAATTTTGCAGCTGAAAACAAACACAGTTTCTGGATTAGGTAGGAATCCCATTGCCACTTAACTGGATGTTTCTGACTCAGCGTCTTTCACAAGGCTGCAGCTAAGCTGTTGTCTGGGACTGCATTCATCTCAGAGCCTGCTAGGGAGAAGTTCTGCTTCCAAGCTTcctcacatggctgttggcatACCTCAGAAAAGATACTGTAGGAGTGGATAACAATGCTACAGTAAAAGTTCAAGCATATTCTTTATCTTCAACATTTGAAAAGCTCTGATTTAGGACTGTATGACAGGAACTAGGATGGTTTGAAGACTAGCACATTCTGAACAATAAACAATTTACAAGCAGCAAGTGGCTCTTTGAtatgatgtgatttttgttttatgatttttcagTATAGCAACATTTTGGCAAATAATTCTAGATAGCAAATGAAAATGACTCCTAATGAAAGATTAACAAAGGAAACTAAGCATGATAGGTAAGAATCTCAGAAACAACTACCTTTGAGAATTAATCTTACTGAGTCTTGAAAAATCATGTTTACACATTGTCTtaagaattttttcatatttacatgCAAGTATCATTTTAAATCTCAAATCTCTACTTTTCTTCATTGCAACTGATACCACTGTAAGTTCAGGTTCCCACTGAGTCCATTCAGAATTATTGCAACTTGACTTCTAACTAGATTCTTCCCTCCAGCCTTATTTAAAAGCAGCAAATTCCTCTCAGAAGCATTCTCCAACTTTTTATGaagtgttctttgttttttaaaatcgactttgaggtataattcatatataataaAGCAAACACATTTTAAGTGTAGTTTTTGGGTTTTGACAATTGTATACATTGGCGTAGCCACTCTGATCAGTATATAGTACAATTTCATCTTCCTAGAAAATTCCCTTGTGCATCTTCCCAGTCAGTCCTCACCCTCTACCCCTAGCCTCAGACAGCCACTAATTTGCTCTTTATTTTGATAGGTGAGATTTATCTTTCTAATGTTTAGTATAAATGGAATCACGctgtatgtggtcttttgtgccAGTgtctttcacatagcataatgtttGTGATACTTATCCATGTCATTGTATGTATTAgttgttctttccttttattgGGAATATTATTCCATCCTCAGGCAATTTATTTATATCCATTCACTGGATGTGCAACTTGTTCATCCATTCACTGTCTATGTTCGTTTGGATATATTTTAGATTTCGGCTATTATCAGGGGTCTGCAAGCTAAGGCATTAGCCACCTGTTACTATGAAAAGTTTTGTTGGAAAAATCAATGCTGgttctttctgtgttttctataGCTGCGTTCATGCTGTGGTGGCAGAGCTGAGTAATTGTGACAGGTACACGGCCCCCAAAGCCTAAAATGTGACTACTTGACcgttgaagaaaatatttgtcaacCTCTGCTATTAGGAATGAAGTTCATTCCTGtagaacattcatgtacaggtgtTTGtctggacatatgttttcatttttcttttacttcctagAACTGTAGTTGTTGGGTAGATGTTTGAGTTTATAAGAAATTCAGTTTATAAGACGTTTGGTTAACATACTTAAGATGTTTGCTTAAGTATATGAGAAATTGGGTTTAtaagaattgctggatcatatagtgtatttttaagtatatacgAAATTACTTTTCTCAAAGTGAtagtaccattttacattttcaccaccGGAGTATGAGTTCTATTTGCTATATATCCTCTCTAACATGTTATATtgcaggggtttttttttgttgttgttagtgttGTTCTCTCTTTAATTTTAAGCAATCTAGTAGGTGTGCAGTGGTAtttcagtgtggttttaattttcatttcttgatgACTAATGATGGTGAGCATCATTTTAGGTTCTTTTTGgtcatttgtgttttcttgatGGAGAATCTGTCcaaatcttttgcctttttggtACTGGGTTATCTGTTAAGTAGTAAGGActgtttatatattctagatacaagtcctttgttaTTTGTGTTAtggatattttctcctattctgtaacTTACAAATTTTATATAGAAAAGGTTTTGGCCTGGTATTGTGGCTTatccttgtaatcccagtgatttgagaggccaaggtgggaggattgcttgaggccaggaatttgagacgagcctgggtgacatagtgagactctgtctctacaaaataaaagtaaaaaaaagaagaaattagccaggcatggtggtgtataacaatagtcctaactacttgggaggctgaggcaggatgattgcttgagcccaggagtttgaggctgcggtgaacaATGATAGTGCTACTGCCCGAGCtacacagtgaggccctgtctctaaaaataagaagaagaacaaaagatttcattttatttctccagtTTTCTAGTTGAGTAAAATGGGAGGATAAATCTGGTTTGCTTACTTCTTTGTGGATAAAAGCCATGTATACTTCCTGCTTTATACTAAGCCTTCTCTCATggctaacatttttcttttaccattCCTGTAGTCCctatcctttttatttatttttatttttatttatttgtttattttttaatcctgaaAAACTTCTCTGCATgttcaggtctcagcttaaagTTTACTTCTCTGGAAAACCTTCCCAAATCCTAAAACATGTGGTAGGTgctttttaaatatgcttttataGCTCTGTATGCTTCTCTGTGTTTTTATTGCCCTTAGATTGTAAGGTTTTTTAGGACAGGGACAGTGGATTTTTTGTTCATGGCTGTATCCCTTGGGGCTATCAGAAACTAAAGTCTGGCAAAGACTTGGTATCCAGAGGTCTGCTGAATGAATAAGTCTTTAGAATATCAGTAATAGGAGGCATATATTACCTATACACTCACTTTctgagaataaatgaaattttcgTTTGTTGTAATTCTTTTCAAATACATTGAAAGTAACCAttctgttttgttcttattgAAGTTTAAAAGATGATAGTAGGGCCTTTTAGTCTTAGTGGTAGCACTCAGTCTTCCAGAAGGTTCACATTACTCTTGTGCTCAAGTATTCTGCATATTACAGAACCCATCTGAACGTTCATAATTCAGAAAAGCTTTCAGTTGTGTTTTCAAAACCAGCTTGTTCTATAGGCTTCCTTTAGACATTGAGGTGCTTAAAAAACATTTctgataaaaattttattctggTGATTCAAAAGAGAAGCATGGTATTTAATGTTTctattaacaaaattattttcaaatttgtaaaGAATGATCTTTTAGTTAGAGTTCTTTaggcagtttttctttttgttgttattgtcagagttttaaaacttgctttggAAATTTTctaacacatatttatatacctTTCCTTCAAAGATTGAAGAATGAAAAGGCCTTGCGTCTCAACCTTATTGGTAAGTGGGTTTACTTATTTGAAACTCTGGCTAGAGTATAGGGCATTTCTGCCctatacttatttttgtttttactcttttagtGAAATACTGTTTTTATCGGAGTGAATTTGATCAGACTTGATCTAAACAAAGCAAATCAGTCATTAAACTTTTGGAATAAACAGTGTTAATGATTTCTAGCTCAGTTTTCCAGAAACTGTTAGTTTATatttatctacctacctatctgtcTACACATACATTcatatccatctgtccatctatctgAAGTTTAACTCTACCTCCCTAACCATTAGAATGATGAAGGATTATGGCCTAGGTAGAAACAACAATTCCTGTTTATTTAATGATGTAGACATACACATCTTCAGTTTGTATCTCAGTGTCATGTCACTGTTTTTTTGGTCAGATTGATTGCTAATCATTTTTTACTCACAAGTCTGAGATTTAAATACTGACTGTTAGGCtttttgtattaaaatgaaaGGTATTTGAACCCCCATCAGTGCTTCATCAGGTAAcagaatagtatttttaaatgggatCTCAGTATACTgggcaaagtgattttttttgatCTGTAATCTTGAGAAATCTCACTGAAAGTGACCCTGATGGTCAGGTTTACTCATAAGGATGAATTTTGTTGGCTCTTTGGTAATATATATCAATTACTCTACACAATACCTGGTAGCACTTGTGTGCTTAATGTAGGTGCTAGCTTTGGGGCCCTGGACAGGTAATTTAACATCTCTCATCCAcaaatgggggtaataatagtACTAATTCTCATGGGATTATAAAGCTGTTTACATAGTGCCTACAGCTTATTAAATACTCAGGAAATATCATTCTCATCATTAATGGAGTTCTCATTATTTATGACAAGCTATCCTTTGCTTTTAAATACTTAGAAGTTCAGGCTTGAGTAAataattactttccttttttgcATCCATATTGGATAAGAAATCTATACAGAAGAGCATCCATCTcactcctctctcttctctaaaTTAAAATCTGACAGTTTAATTTGTGACAGATTGGTTTAATTAGCTTTGAGCCCAAACAAGGGTTTATGTTTAACATTGACATAAATTTTGGTTCTGTTTTAAACACATTAATATTGAGAATGATAATGAATATTTACTTGCTTAAATGATGACTTGTGGGGTAAACTGTCTTGGTACTTATTGTTTATAGGTGAAAAACTGCAATGGTTTCAAAACCATCTTGATCCCCAAAAGAACAGATATTCAAAGAAAGATGCTTGTCAACTAATTGAAAGGTAAACACTGGGCATATTATGAGCAAAGGGTCAGAAAAGGCAATTCTCCAGCCTGTTTCTTTAAGACACAGAGCTCTGTTATGGATTTTCAGGAGAGCAAATGGGCTTTGTTATCAGGAAGACTTTGGATTCATTTCCTGTCTTAGTCACTATAGGAGGTTCGTAACCTATTTGGGTCTCAGAGTGGTAGTTAGGCCACTTTCTTGGGATCAGGATGGGCTTCCTGAAGAAGTGTCATCTAAACTGGCAACTGAAAGGTGGGGGTTAGCAGATCGAGGCAAGGTAGTTTGAAGAACCCCTAGCcagaaagaagagtaaaatgCCCAGAAGTGAGAATAAAGATAACATATTTAGTGATCTGCCAGACATTTAATATGACTAAAATAAATTCAAGGAGGGAAGTGTGGCAGGTACAATAAGTGATAACTAGCTCATGAAAGACCTCAGATGTCAGTCTAAAAGTTGGGACCTTATCCAAGGACATTAGGAACCATAGGAGGCTTTTACAGCAAGCAGCTGAAATGATCCTACTTAACATTAGAAAGGGCACTTtgagaatgaagaaaacagactGAGAGGTTCATGACTCTGGCCAGGAAACCCTTGAAAGGTTGATGTAACAATCTAGGCAAGAAATGATGGTGGCCTTGACTTGGCTCATAGCATGATAAAGAGAAGTAAAAGATTCCAAAGATATTAAGAAGGTAGAAGTGTCAGTGTTTAGTGAAAACTTAGGATGTGTAATAAAAGGGATAGAGAGCAGTCAAGGAAGTAATCAGATTCCTTGTCTGGAGAACTATTTCCTTGGATAgggaacccaggagatgaaggggGTTTAGTGGGGGGTAGGTGGGGACAGGGTGATGGCAAGTTCAGTTTTGATGTGCTAACGGTGAAGCCACTAGGGGACATCCAGATGGAGATGGTGGTTGAATGTGAGGGTCTGCAGTTTGATAGAAGGCTGCGATTTGGTCACTGAAGTTAAAGAAATGGTCGTGTTATCCAGGGAATGGGTAAAAGAGGTTTGAGGACCTGAGGAACTTAGagaaacataaacatttaaaggCCACACGAAGGCTGGATACTTAGTTTTCCGTTAAGTCATATAAGCCCAATACATAGACTTTGTATGTAACacaaatcattttcttatttttcaggtACTTGAATCGATTCAGCAGTGAGCTGGAGCAGATTGAGTTACATAACAGTATCAGGGACAGGCAGGGGAGGCAGCACTGTTCCCGGGAGACCGTCATCAAGCAGACCATGGAGCGGGAGCGACAGCAGTATGAAGGATATGGCCTTGGTGTGCTCACTGattttttagtttgcttttacATGACATAGCAGTATCAATTTGTGATTGATTTCAAAGGTTTATTTTAGCTCTTGTTTATTTcgtttgattttctttctttgatgtctTTTTCTTTGTGAGGGTTTAGAAAaaatttggattctttttttttttcctctacattCCCAACAAAACTACCAAGTTTGTGACAGTGACATCATGTCTTTTTACTGTGATAGTAATATTGATTACTTTCACATTTATCTTATCAACCCTAACTTGTCTCCAGAACTCCAGATTTGCAGTATCACATATGGATTTCTCAAGCTCTCTACTTGCATATCTTTTGGGCATCTCAGACTTGACATGTCATGAAACAAAGGCCAGCTTTTCTCCTAAAACTTGCAGGTTTCTTATTCCTGTCAGTGGCATCACCACCTGCCCAGTTACTCAGATCAGAAACACTTTCATAGTCCACATCCAGCCCTTCAGCAAAGTGTTTAGAATCTGATGACTTTGACTACTACTACCACCTCCCACTTCCTTGGTTCAGGCCATTATCATCTCACCTGTACCATGGTAATAGCCTCCCAGTTGCTCTCCGTGCCTCCACTCTTCCCCGCTAAAGTCTGTTCAACATGTAGCAGCCAGATGAGTTGGCAGTATTTATCAGAGCACATCCAAAGTAAACCATTTGTTGGTGATACAGCTAGAACTGAAACTCAGATCTGCTATGCTGCAGTGCTTTTCCCAGAATCAGGGGATGGGTCTGGTGAACAGACTCTGATGAGTTTGCAGGTGTCAATTTCCCTGTAGGGAAATTGTCACCAAATTCTGTTTTGATAAGATTTTGAGAAGACTAGATATAAccatcccctctcccctcctcatgTGATGTAACTATTTCTGATTCATTaagattcctttaaaaactttttttgtgcTTATTTATACCTTTTAACACCTAGCCTCTCATACTGTTATTCTCTGAAACTATTGTAAAAGTCAATATACAGTTGTAGCAAACAtgcttattttatcttctttattacTTGATACTGCATTTCATTTAACATTGTATTGAATTGGCCAGATATTTGCGGCAGCCTTCCAATTTTTGTTGTTCATGCCTCTTGTATTTCACCAATTTAAGTGTGATCATGCATATTGGGTTATGATGAACTTTTGAAATATGGTAAGGAACTACCATATACctggtttttattaaaaatgggtttaatggctcacgcctgtaatcccagcactttgggaggccgaggcgggcggatcacaaggtcaggagatcgagaccacggtgaaactccgtctctactaaaaatacaaaaaattagctgggcgtggtgacgggcacctgtagtcccagctactcaggaggctgaggcaggagaatagcgtgaactcgggaggcggagcttgcagtgagccgagatcacgccactgcactccagcctaggcgacagagcgagactctgtctcaaaaagaaaaaaaatgggtttAAGTTTTATTGAACTTCTTTaagcaaaatttcttttttaaatttaaaacagtatttttttcacatttggaaaagtgtgattttttaaaacattaattcttgcattcctgagataaattcTACCTTGTGAAGGTAGATTATATGTTTGAAAACATGGTACTTTTCaccaagaaaaaatatacaacCTGTCATATTATTTTAGTGAATTGATAGTTATACTTTGCCAGGTACCTTTTATTGTTAAAAAAGGACAGGGTTTATTTTGTTAAtagctttgttttatttcatggATTTTATGCTAGAATTTATCATTTAATAGGATTTTTCTTAAGTCATCTTCAACTAACCCCGTTTGCAAATTTTTCATGTTAATTGCAGCAATACTttgaaatttggttttcttttggatattcttgctaaaaattattatttgttgtatataaaattatgtgaTTTAGAAAACATTGCCTCATGGAGATAAATTATCTTTTCCAGAGATTCCTGACATCCTAAATGCAAGTAATCTGAAAACGTTCAGGTGAGTCTGTCTTGTATTGTTCCCTTGAAGCTGTGTGTAAAGTACTTGACAGTTGAACTTTCTTCCTAGGAGTCTAGACggtaaaactaaaagaaaatcaggagtttcttttaaccttttcttttttatcagacCAAGTAAGAATTTTCAGAAGTTGGGCTTACAAACAGTTGATCTGCACCGACCAGATAGTGACCTGGTGTGCTTTTTGTTTTACGAAAATGGTTTAAGATACATTGTTATAGTACCTCAAAGTATGTGATCTCACTATTCCTCCCCAGttcttattttcttagaaaaagaaatagcagCAACAGATGTGATGGCTCCGAGTCACATCCCAAGGCTGTTCTGTAGCAGCCTCTTTTGCAGAGAAGATGGTTATAGGAATGACTCCAGGGAACTGGTTAAGTCATCAAGACCCGCTTTGTCCAGTGGTTTCTAGTTGTACTCTTTTGTAAACTGGGAAACTACTGAGTAGGATTTcagttttgtaggtttttttttttttcttttttcaactttgattttaaattcagaggtacatgtgcaagtttgttacaaagGCATATTGTATAATGTTGAGGATTGGAGTAAGAATGAATCcattacccaggtagtgagcatagcaccCAGTACGTGGTGTTTTTACCTCTTACCCCTTTCGCTCCCTTCGTTTgtattccccagtgtctattgttcccttgtTTATGACCTtgtgtacccaatatttagctcctacttataagtgagaacatgtagtatttggttttgtgtttctgtgttagttcacttaggataatctgtaaaaatcctagaagaaaacctagtaaaTACCCTTCTTGATAGCACCCTGgacaaagaatttatggctaagtcctcaggcaattgcaataaaaacaaagattgacaaatgggacctaatttcTGCATAGCAGGAGAAACTGTCAAGGGAAtaaacaacctatagaatgggagaaaatattctcaaattgtTTGCATTcaacaaagttctaatatctGAAATCTATAAGAAGCAAATGAATCAACAAGGAGTTTTTTAGTTTGTAAACATAGATTCtgttttattaatcattttgGTCTTAACTAGACCATGTCAAAGGGTcttatatttaatgttaattgAAATTAGGTAAATTTAAATCCAGTCATTGTCTATACTTTTGAATTCGTTGAAACTAAATTAGCTTTAATAGAATTCATCTATCATGTTTAAGGTGCAGTTCACTTTTGAGCCTATGTAGAGCATGTATTTACAATTTAAGTATATGGAGTTTAAGATTCTTTTtataccttaattttattttgagtgtaatcttaaatatataaatatgctctttatttctaaaacaacATATCTTCTACCTCCTCcaaagagagaaacaagaaaagagatgAGTATAGCCTTCTAGTTAGAGTTCAGTTCCCAAAACAATATTCACATTACTTCTAAAGTAATTAATAAAATACTGAggttgaaaaactgaaaattctccATTATAAGAGTAACAGTTGATTACTGAAACTTAACTGGGATGTACTTCTGTGTGTGAAAAGGAAAACCTCTTCTGACTGTATTTTGGAGATTTGTCAGGTATGATACAGTTCCTCCTTTTGATTGCAATTCTTGACCTGGGTAGCCTGAGAGAAGGAGATACTCAGGTTAGAGAGGATGAAAGAATAGAAGAGCTTTCTAGTAATTTGCGcctaatattttcctttaatgcTTTTGAAGTTTTGAATATGTAGGATCCTCAGAGTTTCGAAAATTTATTATCTCCTGTTTTTCCACATTAACTCTTACCAACACTCTatacccccccctttttttttttttcactttttgtctaGGGAATGGGACTTTGATCTGAAGAAATTACCGaacattaaaatgagaaaaattggcGCTAATGATGCAATTCCCAAGAAGTGCAAGAGGAAAACTATTATAACTATAGACCAAGATTTAGGGGAATTGGAACTAAACGATGAATCAAGTgattcagatgaggaaatgactGCAGTGGCCTAATTGTCTTCActtgaattgaaaataaataatttgagagCTTCAAATTATATTCATTGATTATGGTACCTAATTGTCAAGATACAAGATTTTGATACTGACATTCTCTTATATAATGAGAGTTTCATTTGCAGTTTCAAAAATGGTGTTacgatatttattttaaaatgaagattgcttttcatttacattaagtTGTTAAAATAGATAGATGTGATCTGCAGAAGTTGTTTAATCTTTTTCATCTGAATTTTGGGCCGGGAGGGAGCAATATAACTAAGgacaaaaaatgttttgtttttcttgtgtaTTTATGACCACCTACTTTTATGTTTTGTGAAATGGACAGTAACCTGTTTCCTAAAAGATTCCTGTGGGTACTTTTTGAGTTGTGATAATAGCAAAATTGCCTTTCAGTAATAATATCACACTAATGCTTCTTTTAAACATTAaacctattttccttttttacaaaaTAAGGGAAAATGTGATAAGAAGTTTGTATACACTGCCGGATTATagattattatttatcttttgaacCAGAGTtaaatggtaaaagaaaaaaaaatcagtgatgatTGTTGTGTTGATCTCCCAcaattaatttatcttttgacAAAGGCGATAAAGAGTTTCAGTTTACCTCCttttaattgtatattattttttgcttttttattgtgaaaagtgATAGGTTTTATTTGTGGAGAGAGAATTAAGATTAGAGAACCAGTGATTTTAATTATGCTACTTTTTCTTAGAGATAAGTTGACATATAATTCAGTATTTTCAGTGTCATGAAAAACATGAATGTTGTACAATTTTCTTCCTCAAAAAACTTGTTAAATGCAAGTATCCttggtatgtttttaaaagagcaCAATGCAGGTGTATTTGAGTATTTtcaagagaagaataaaaacattaatgCTGTATTAGGTTAACCAGATATCAACTAAGCCTTGTTAACAGTTAAAGTATTATAACTACGTTTTTtacttctgaaaattaaaaataaaatttatttctgcaaTTTCACTTCTTACAgtcctaattattttttttagtgaTGTAACTTATGTTGATTAGTTAGTAATCTGTGTAAAAGTATGTTTTTAGGATTACATGAGTAGTTAATGTCTGTTTAATCATTGAAAagtttccttctctcttgcttttgGCTCATAGTCTTAAAATGGTTGTAAAAACTGAGTCATAAGTTGCATTAAAGAGAATAAGAACTGCTTTATCTGGACTAACACTTAAAAGTCCCTACTGTTAGATGAATAACTTGTGAAAAATGACAGATTGTCCTCCTCCTTAAACATTTGTTTCTAGTTTCCCCCGTGTTGTCAAAGCAAAGATTACAATTAACAAGCTACACTGCTGGGAAACTAGGATAGGTAAGTATTCGTTGAATGAATGCATTTACCATTTAGGACCATAATAATCATGTCACTCCTAGTTGGATCAAAGCAGCTTCAGAGATAACTTGTCTTTAGAGTGATGCTTAAGATGTCCTTACTCCTTGCCTGTTGAACATGTTCTTTCTGGGGTGATAACTTATGCTCCTTTCATCTAGACCACTTTTAAGTCAGTGGCATCTTTCTGTAAGACAACGTCTACAGTTCATGGCCATGGAACAAAGTAAAGGTAACTTATTTTTGTAAACTAGGGactggcaaactttttctttataaaagaccagaaagtaaatatgtaatatattaggCATTATAGGCCAAATGTAGTTTCTGTTGCATATTCGTGTGCATATGCGTGTTGTttgctgccttttaaaaatataaaaaccggctgggtgcggtggctcatgcctgtaatcccagcactttgggaggccgaggtaggtggatcacttgaggtcaggaa
This genomic window contains:
- the TMA16 gene encoding translation machinery-associated protein 16 isoform X2, with protein sequence MPKAPKGKSAGREKKVIHPYSRKAAQITREAHKQEKKEKLKNEKALRLNLIGEKLQWFQNHLDPQKNRYSKKDACQLIERYLNRFSSELEQIELHNSIRDRQGRQHCSRETVIKQTMERERQQYEGYGLEIPDILNASNLKTFREWDFDLKKLPNIKMRKIGANDAIPKKCKRKTIITIDQDLGELELNDESSDSDEEMTAVA
- the TMA16 gene encoding translation machinery-associated protein 16 isoform X1 — translated: MCVVGYTISVCPKAPKGKSAGREKKVIHPYSRKAAQITREAHKQEKKEKLKNEKALRLNLIGEKLQWFQNHLDPQKNRYSKKDACQLIERYLNRFSSELEQIELHNSIRDRQGRQHCSRETVIKQTMERERQQYEGYGLEIPDILNASNLKTFREWDFDLKKLPNIKMRKIGANDAIPKKCKRKTIITIDQDLGELELNDESSDSDEEMTAVA